A segment of the Capnocytophaga sp. ARDL2 genome:
CGAAAATACGTTCCAAACCCGGAACATCGTTCTTGGATGAGCTTAAAAAGTCATTGGAAGAATATATGGATAAAGAATGATTTTATAAGTAGATTTTTATTGATAATGCTTGAGTGGGACTACCTCTTCCTATTGACCTTTTGAAGCAGGTGCGGTTGCAGGCAGTGATTTAAAATCACTGCCTGCAACCGCACCTGCTTCATAGGGCAAAGGTAAGTTTTTTTGCCAGTTTGTAAATAGTTCGTACCTTTGTGCCATTGAGTTACAGCGCAAAACAAGTAAAATCAGTAAAAATGGTTCCATTACCAAATCATTACCTTATACACTTCAGAAAATAATTAACTGCTTGATAATAAGAATTTTGAAAAATTAGTTGCATTTTTTTCAAAAAAATTAAAGCAAACAAATGGCTTACCCAACCTTTCTATTAATCTAATAGAAGATGTACAAACCATTGAAAACAACAATGGCACTCCGATTATGTATGCTATAAATTTAGCAAATAACAATGGTTTTGTAGTCTTGTCTGCTTCAATTGTTGAAAAACCCATTTTGGCATATAATCAACAAGGAAGATTTGATTTTGCAAACTGGAATGAGGTAAATGGTGGTTCTTCAAACCCATCAATAAATTATATTTACAATCAACACATGATTAATAACATAAATCCAAAATAATTATGAAAAAATTAGTTTATTTATTTTTTAGTTTAATTGCATTTATAAGCTGCAATAAAAACGACGACAATCAGATAGGAGAAGTTTTTAATGCAAACTTTATTTATCTAAAATTCTCTGACGCACAAGGAAATGATTTGTTTCAAACCAATGTGTATAAACAAGATAAACTTAGTGTTTTTGTAACAGATGAGAACTGGAACGATTTATATTACACAAGTGGTCATCGCAATGGTCAAAAAATGGAAAATGTAGAAGGATATGCAAAAGTTAGAAGTATAGACTATGTAGATAATCGTACTATTTTAGGTTTATTATTAGTTTATGAACACGAGGTTGAAAACAACCTCGTTACATCATATTACAAATTGCAATACGATGATAATATGTTTGATTACATCAAAGTCGTTGCTGAAAAAGGAGAAAGATTCTTTTATATTAGAAAAGTATATTATAATGAAGTGGAATACACTTTAGAAGAAGATAGCACTCCTATTATAAACATTATCAAATAATTTCTAAATCAAATACACAAAGAAAAACTGCCTTTGATTTATTTCTTAGGCAGTTTTTTATTTCAAAATATTGTGTGAGTTCAAAAAAAATCACAAATACAAATCAATCAATCCAGGTGGGGTATTGAATAAAATTTCTTGATTTTCACGATCTACTTTTACGATAAATTCGTCGATAAGAGGTACGAGGATAGTCGCCTCGTTATAAGATATTTCAAACAAGGCTTGTACACCGTTGTCAGAAATTTTTTCGATGGTTCCAAACGCACCTTTTTCTTGGTCAATTGCTTTGAAACCAACTACTTCGTGGTAGTAAAATTTATTTCCTTCCAATTTTGGAAGCATATTTAGCGGAAGATATACTTCGCGTCCTATGAGTTCGTCTGCGTCTTCTTCAGAGGCAATATCTTCAAAAAGCACACGTAAGAAACGCTCTTTGTGGATGCAAGATTTTTCAACAAAAAAAGGAACCAAATGCCCATTGATTTCAACGAACATTGATTCCAATTCTGTATAAGATTCCGGCTCATCTGTATCTAAATAGACAAGAACTTCGCCTTTGAAACTAAATTTCTTAGCAATTTTTCCTAAATAAAAACAGTCTTTTTTACGCATTCCAAATTGCTTTACAATGTTAATAATTAAGCTTCAGTTTCTTCAGTGTTTTCTTCTACTTCTGGAGTATTTTCTTCAGCAGTAGCCTCTTCCGCAGCAGCTTTTGCTTGTTGAGCCGCAGCGATACGCTTAGCGTTTACTTCTTTTTCAGCCTCTAAAGCTTTTGCTTTTGCAGCTGCTTTGTTGTCAGCCAATCCAGACGCTTTTGCGTTGATTTTGTTTTGTTTTTCTTCCAACCAAGCAGCAAATTTTGCATCAGCTTGCTCTTGAGTCAAAGCACCTTTACGTACACCTCCGTTTAAGTGATGTTTCAACAAAGCACCTTTGTAAGACAAGATCGCACGAGCTGTATCTGTCGGTTGAGCTCCTTGGAATAACCATTTTGCAGCAGCATCAACATTCAAGTCGATAGTTGCAGGGTTTGTGTTTGGGTTGTAAGTTCCCAATTTTTCCAAAAATTTACCATCTCTTTTTGCGCGAGCATCTGCCGCTACTACCCAGTAAAAAGGCTTTCCTTTTTTACCGTGTCTTTGTAATCTAATTTTTACAGACATATCTAAATGTATTTATGAAGGTACCCGACCTTCGTTTGGTTATTTAATCGTGCAAAGGTAATCATTTTTTTTATTCCACAAACTTTATTTTTCAGTTTATGAAATATTTACTTGTTTTTTCTTATTGACAAGCAATCTTCTCTACTCTATTGGCATGACGCCCTCCTTCAAACGGAGTGTTTACAAAGGCTTCTACCATTTCTATCGCTTGCGGAATAGCTGTAAATCTCGCGGGAATAGACAACACATTGGCGTCGTTGTGCTGACGAGCCAATTCTGCAATCTCTTTGTTCCAACACAAAGCACAACGAATATCTTGGTGTTT
Coding sequences within it:
- a CDS encoding RteC domain-containing protein, which produces MFLTGFLKFDSKHSHHTFHRTKIRSKPGTSFLDELKKSLEEYMDKE
- a CDS encoding Spi family protease inhibitor; the protein is MEDVQTIENNNGTPIMYAINLANNNGFVVLSASIVEKPILAYNQQGRFDFANWNEVNGGSSNPSINYIYNQHMINNINPK
- the rimM gene encoding ribosome maturation factor RimM (Essential for efficient processing of 16S rRNA), whose amino-acid sequence is MRKKDCFYLGKIAKKFSFKGEVLVYLDTDEPESYTELESMFVEINGHLVPFFVEKSCIHKERFLRVLFEDIASEEDADELIGREVYLPLNMLPKLEGNKFYYHEVVGFKAIDQEKGAFGTIEKISDNGVQALFEISYNEATILVPLIDEFIVKVDRENQEILFNTPPGLIDLYL
- a CDS encoding 30S ribosomal protein S16; protein product: MSVKIRLQRHGKKGKPFYWVVAADARAKRDGKFLEKLGTYNPNTNPATIDLNVDAAAKWLFQGAQPTDTARAILSYKGALLKHHLNGGVRKGALTQEQADAKFAAWLEEKQNKINAKASGLADNKAAAKAKALEAEKEVNAKRIAAAQQAKAAAEEATAEENTPEVEENTEETEA